The window GTAAGAAGTATGCGGATCGCTATGAGAGCGAACAGTTCTGGCGTATCCCGGGCGGCATGGCCGGTGTCTGGACCACCGTCGTCGTCGGTTCGCTGGCCACCGCCGGCGGCATCTACTACTCGTTCGTGACGCCGTGGATCGATGTCCCGTCGTCGACGTGGATGACCTGGGTCGGCAGCATCAGCCTCGGCATGTTCGCCCTCGGCCTCACCGTCTACATCTTCGGGCGCCGCTCCGCGCACAAGGTGAGCCAGGAGGATTCGCTGGCCCATCTCGCCGTCTTCGATCTCACCAACAAGGAAGAGGAACCGACGAAATGACCATGGAGGACACCCGCATCGGTGCGGACCCGGCCGCAGGCCTCGCCCCCTACCCGCTCGACCCGCTGACCGCAGCGGAGATCGAGTCGGCTGCCGCCGTGGTGAGGGCTTCCGACTACGCCACCCCGACCTTGAAATTCGTGATGATCCAGTTGGCCGAGCCCGCCAAGACGCCGTCGCTGACGTTCGCCGACGCCCCCGACACCCCGCGGTGTGCGTTCCTGACGATGTACGACGCGGCGGCCAAGATGATCTACGAGGCCGTCGTCGATCTGAGGGCCGGTCTCATCGAGAGCTGGACGCCGATCCCGGGACGGTTCCCGTCGTATCTGGTCGAGCACATGACCGGCGTCGAGGAGAAGGTCCGCGAGGATCCGCGATGGCAGGAGGCGATGCGCAGGCGCGGCGTCACCGACTTCAGCCTCGCGATGATCGACCCCTGGCCCGCAGGCTATTACGGGGCGCAGGACCATTACGACAACTCGCCACTGGTGTGCCGCCCGCTGACATTCATGCGGGCCGCTCCCTCCGAACACGGGTACGCGCGACCGGTCGAGGGGTTGATCGTCACGTTCGACCTCGACGCGATGGCGGTGATCGACGTCGAGGACCACGGCGTCGTGCCGTTGCCTCCGACGGCGGGCAACTACAGCGAAGCGTTCATGTTCGACCCGAACAACCGGCCGGCGTTCACCGCGTTCCGCGATGACGTCAAGCCGATCGAGATCACCCAGCCAGACGGCCCGAGCTTCACCGTCGACGGCTGGAACGTGAAGTGGCAGAAATGGTCTCTGCGTATCGGGTTCAATCCGCGCGAGGGCATCACGCTGCACGAGGTCACCTACACCGACCGCGGCGAGACCCGGCCCGTCCTGTACCGCGCCTCGCTCTCGGAGATGGTGGTGCCCTACGGCGACTCCGCACCCACGCACTGGAACAAGAACGTCTTCGACATGGGCGAGGTCGGCGTGGGGTTCTCCGCGAACCCGCTGACGCTGGGGTGCGACTGTCTCGGCGAGATCCACTACTTCGACGGCACGGTCAACGACTCCGCCGGCAACGCCGTCACCATCCCCAACGCGATCTGTATGCACGAAGAGGACTTCGGGATCTCCTGGAAGCACACCGACTTCCGCACCGAGGAGGTCGAGGTGCGCAGGTCGCGACGGCTGGTGATCTCG is drawn from Mycolicibacterium gilvum and contains these coding sequences:
- a CDS encoding primary-amine oxidase; its protein translation is MTMEDTRIGADPAAGLAPYPLDPLTAAEIESAAAVVRASDYATPTLKFVMIQLAEPAKTPSLTFADAPDTPRCAFLTMYDAAAKMIYEAVVDLRAGLIESWTPIPGRFPSYLVEHMTGVEEKVREDPRWQEAMRRRGVTDFSLAMIDPWPAGYYGAQDHYDNSPLVCRPLTFMRAAPSEHGYARPVEGLIVTFDLDAMAVIDVEDHGVVPLPPTAGNYSEAFMFDPNNRPAFTAFRDDVKPIEITQPDGPSFTVDGWNVKWQKWSLRIGFNPREGITLHEVTYTDRGETRPVLYRASLSEMVVPYGDSAPTHWNKNVFDMGEVGVGFSANPLTLGCDCLGEIHYFDGTVNDSAGNAVTIPNAICMHEEDFGISWKHTDFRTEEVEVRRSRRLVISMICTVGNYEYGFFWYFYNDASIEVEVKLSGVLTTGAVEMAPGEQPRWGKMVAPGIYGPNHQHFFNFRLDMSVDGPGNSVYEVDSIPEPDPARNPHRNAWITRDTLVASESDGARDWNWSTGRYWKIANPSRRNELGIPVAYKLVPKDVVPVMVQEGSYIYDRARFLQHNLWVTRYDPAEKFAAGDYMYQSADTQGLPEFVAGDEPLEDSDVVLWYTLGAHHVVRPEDWPVMPCAYTGFHLKPIGFFDGNPALDLPPSPPKACHATRAGLPVAERALES